In Pedobacter sp. WC2423, the following are encoded in one genomic region:
- the gldG gene encoding gliding motility-associated ABC transporter substrate-binding protein GldG, with protein sequence MLILVNIVANYFYMRFDFTKEKRFTLNPKSKAVLNKAQQQITITVFLDGELPAAFKRLQHATADLLNDYKANSSVKIKVVFSDPISGLSAEEQDTVLRQLYTIGIEPTNLNIKKDAGFTQKMVFPMAIVQAGERQVPVRLLQNLDAGGNYEDNINNSIQNLEYVFTSAIKKVSTGENPRIGFTEGNGEPSDQYLSDAMKTLSDSYEVGRVDLNQISKQGLDKLKILFVTKPQRELSEAVKYKINYFVMNGGSVVWSIDQVSASLDSLQGKGEQLAFNNKLNLDDMLFMYGARVNYNLVADLNCAEIPIAMNGGAGRDIQMAPWVYYPVLIPDTSNNMVRNIDGIKTEFLSTVDTIGVKGIHKTVILRTSPYHITYNTPKLLSLGVVAEAPDQKLYSNPPQNTAILLEGVFPSVFLNRGVPAGITENYGVTAQSKKTKMIVIGDGDIFLNQVSGRDGSVFPLGFDRYTQRNFGNKAFLLNVADYLSSDDNLIEIRNKEVKVRLLDKQLLRQSKSKWQLINLILPLLLLISFAIFQHYYRKYKYAR encoded by the coding sequence TTGCTGATATTAGTAAACATCGTGGCGAATTACTTTTATATGCGTTTTGATTTTACGAAGGAAAAAAGATTCACCTTAAATCCAAAATCCAAAGCAGTTTTAAATAAGGCACAACAGCAAATTACCATTACCGTCTTTTTAGATGGAGAACTGCCTGCCGCATTTAAACGTTTACAACATGCTACCGCAGATTTATTGAATGACTACAAAGCGAATTCTTCGGTAAAGATCAAAGTTGTATTTTCTGATCCGATCAGTGGACTATCAGCAGAAGAACAAGACACCGTTTTACGTCAGCTCTATACTATAGGTATTGAACCTACAAATCTTAATATTAAAAAAGATGCAGGCTTTACACAGAAAATGGTCTTCCCGATGGCTATTGTACAAGCTGGAGAAAGACAAGTTCCCGTGCGGTTACTTCAGAATCTTGATGCCGGAGGTAATTATGAGGATAATATTAATAACTCTATTCAAAATCTGGAATATGTATTTACTTCAGCAATTAAAAAGGTAAGTACAGGAGAGAATCCCCGGATAGGATTTACAGAAGGGAATGGCGAACCATCGGATCAGTATTTAAGTGATGCAATGAAAACCTTATCCGATAGTTATGAAGTTGGGCGGGTAGATTTGAATCAGATTAGTAAACAGGGACTGGATAAGCTTAAAATTCTTTTCGTGACCAAGCCTCAGCGCGAGCTTTCGGAAGCGGTAAAATATAAGATCAATTATTTTGTAATGAATGGTGGCAGTGTGGTCTGGAGTATAGATCAGGTTAGTGCCAGTCTGGATAGTTTACAAGGAAAAGGGGAACAGCTTGCTTTTAACAATAAGTTGAATCTGGATGATATGCTGTTTATGTATGGGGCAAGAGTTAATTATAACCTGGTTGCTGACTTAAATTGTGCAGAGATTCCTATTGCGATGAATGGAGGAGCCGGGCGTGATATTCAAATGGCTCCCTGGGTATACTATCCTGTACTAATTCCGGATACATCGAACAATATGGTTAGAAATATTGATGGGATAAAAACAGAATTCCTAAGCACAGTTGATACAATTGGTGTCAAAGGGATTCATAAAACAGTAATTCTTCGTACCTCCCCTTATCATATTACTTACAATACACCTAAACTTTTATCTTTAGGAGTTGTTGCTGAAGCACCTGATCAGAAATTATATTCCAACCCTCCGCAAAATACAGCGATCCTATTGGAAGGTGTATTTCCTTCTGTATTTTTAAACCGGGGCGTTCCTGCGGGGATTACTGAAAATTACGGTGTTACCGCGCAAAGTAAAAAGACTAAAATGATTGTGATTGGAGATGGGGATATTTTCCTGAATCAGGTAAGTGGCAGAGATGGTTCTGTTTTTCCGCTCGGTTTTGACAGGTATACGCAGCGGAATTTTGGAAACAAGGCTTTTCTGCTAAATGTTGCAGATTATTTGTCGAGTGACGATAATTTAATCGAAATCAGGAATAAAGAGGTAAAGGTCAGGCTACTGGATAAACAGTTGCTTAGACAATCAAAAAGTAAATGGCAGTTGATTAATCTTATATTGCCATTATTACTGTTAATATCATTCGCAATTTTTCAACATTATTACCGCAAGTATAAGTATGCAAGGTAA
- the gldF gene encoding gliding motility-associated ABC transporter permease subunit GldF: MYAVFKRELFSLLNSLMAYITIGVFLLVSGLLLWFFPDTSILEYGYAELNGFFSLAPFLFMFLIPAITMRSFAEERREGTYVLLASRPLTDWQIILAKYFACMTLVLFALIPTLLYYYSITQLGLPKGNIDGGAVAGSYIGLSLLGAAFAAIGTFSSSITKNQVIAFAVAVLFSFIAYSGFDSLGKIFASTVLEDVFGWLSINTHFQSMSRGVLDTRDAVYFITFIIVFLGLTRIVIGGRKW; this comes from the coding sequence ATGTACGCAGTATTTAAACGCGAATTATTCAGTTTATTAAATTCATTAATGGCTTACATTACCATCGGTGTATTCCTGTTAGTTTCCGGGCTGCTCTTATGGTTTTTTCCGGATACTTCTATCCTTGAATATGGCTATGCTGAATTGAATGGCTTTTTCAGTCTGGCTCCATTTCTATTTATGTTTCTCATTCCTGCAATCACTATGCGTTCCTTCGCAGAAGAGCGCAGAGAAGGGACTTATGTCTTGCTGGCCAGCAGGCCACTCACCGACTGGCAGATTATCCTGGCTAAATATTTTGCCTGCATGACGCTGGTTTTATTTGCGCTGATTCCAACATTATTATATTATTATTCCATTACACAACTGGGGCTGCCTAAAGGAAATATTGACGGTGGAGCGGTTGCAGGTTCCTATATAGGTTTGTCATTACTAGGTGCAGCTTTTGCAGCTATTGGTACTTTTTCCTCGTCTATAACTAAAAATCAGGTGATTGCTTTTGCAGTCGCTGTTTTATTCTCATTTATTGCTTACAGTGGTTTTGATTCACTCGGCAAAATTTTCGCTTCTACCGTATTGGAAGATGTGTTTGGCTGGTTGAGTATCAATACGCATTTTCAATCGATGAGCAGGGGAGTGCTCGATACACGTGATGCCGTCTATTTTATCACTTTTATTATAGTCTTCCTGGGTTTAACCCGGATCGTGATCGGAGGCAGGAAATGGTAA
- a CDS encoding YdeI family protein, with the protein MGKSDNGIDLYIDHAAVFAQPILNHLRMLVHEACPEITEKIKWGCPHFDYKGPVCHMAAFKNHCAFGFWKGALLPDLHHLVGEDKQHAMGHLGKIETVEDLPGDDVLITYIQNAVILNKEGIKLPKKDKPPKTELQVPDDFIERLVQVPAAGVNFEKFTTSKRKEYLEWFNEAKTEATRYKRMDNAIEWIAEGKSRNWKYER; encoded by the coding sequence ATGGGAAAATCAGATAATGGCATTGATCTATATATTGATCATGCAGCTGTTTTTGCGCAGCCAATATTAAATCACCTCAGGATGCTTGTACATGAAGCTTGTCCGGAAATTACAGAAAAGATAAAGTGGGGTTGTCCGCATTTCGATTATAAAGGCCCGGTATGTCATATGGCTGCTTTCAAAAATCACTGCGCTTTTGGCTTTTGGAAAGGAGCTTTGCTCCCGGATCTGCATCATCTTGTAGGAGAAGATAAACAACATGCCATGGGCCATCTGGGGAAAATTGAAACTGTTGAAGACCTGCCTGGTGATGATGTTTTGATCACTTATATCCAAAATGCAGTGATTCTGAATAAAGAGGGAATTAAGTTACCTAAAAAAGATAAGCCCCCTAAAACAGAATTACAGGTTCCTGATGACTTTATTGAAAGACTAGTACAGGTTCCTGCTGCCGGAGTTAATTTCGAGAAGTTCACTACTTCAAAAAGGAAAGAGTATCTGGAATGGTTTAACGAAGCCAAAACTGAAGCGACAAGATATAAAAGGATGGATAATGCGATAGAATGGATCGCAGAGGGCAAATCCAGAAACTGGAAATATGAACGGTGA
- a CDS encoding ATP-binding cassette domain-containing protein — MSIKVEGLSKIYGHQKAVDSISFQASPGKILGFLGPNGAGKSTTMRMLTGYLKPTSGKSSLGGFDSQLQSLEMRRILGYLPENTPLYTDMYVREFLTFVANTYQLSQTDVKVREVIERVGLGEEQHKKISMLSKGYKQRVGLAQAIIHDPQLLILDEPTTGLDPNQLTDIRELIKNLGRDKTVVLSTHIMQEVEALCEQVVIINKGKIVADSSLIELKSQHKTDSLEELFRFLTS; from the coding sequence TTGAGTATAAAGGTAGAAGGACTGTCCAAAATATACGGTCATCAAAAAGCAGTAGACAGTATTAGTTTCCAGGCCTCTCCGGGTAAAATACTTGGTTTTCTAGGGCCCAATGGTGCTGGTAAATCTACAACAATGCGGATGCTGACCGGTTATTTAAAGCCAACTTCTGGCAAATCCAGTTTGGGCGGCTTTGATTCGCAGCTTCAGAGTCTGGAAATGCGTCGTATTCTTGGCTATTTACCAGAAAACACACCTTTGTATACAGATATGTATGTGCGGGAGTTTCTGACTTTTGTAGCGAATACTTACCAGCTGTCTCAAACTGATGTTAAAGTAAGAGAGGTTATAGAAAGGGTAGGACTTGGGGAGGAACAGCATAAAAAGATTTCAATGCTGAGCAAGGGCTATAAACAGCGTGTAGGTTTAGCGCAGGCTATTATTCATGATCCTCAGTTATTAATTCTGGATGAGCCTACTACGGGGCTGGACCCCAATCAATTGACTGATATCCGCGAACTGATCAAAAATCTGGGCAGGGATAAGACTGTAGTTCTTTCTACACATATTATGCAGGAGGTAGAAGCGCTTTGTGAGCAGGTAGTAATTATCAATAAAGGAAAAATTGTAGCAGATTCCTCATTAATTGAGCTGAAAAGCCAACATAAAACTGACTCTTTAGAAGAATTGTTCAGGTTTTTAACTAGTTGA
- a CDS encoding glycine--tRNA ligase has product MAKTNNDEQFKNVISHAKEYGFVFQSSEIYDGLSAVYDYGQLGAELKNNIKTYWWKSMVQMHENIVGIDSAIFMHPKVWKASGHVDGFSDPMIDNKDSNKRYRADQLLEDKITRYEKDGKTDKAAKLQADMDEALKAENLPQLKVLIEEHEIACPVSGTKNWTDVRQFNLMFSTQFGAMAEGAEEVYLRPETAQGIFVNFLNVQKSGRMKIPFGIAQIGKAFRNEVIARQFIMRMREFEQMEMQFFVRPGEEMKWFEYWKEARLKWHTALGTDPAKYKYHDHAKLAHYANAATDIEFEFPFGFKEVEGIHSRTDFDLTQHQEFSGKKMQYFDNDLNEDGKPYGNYIPYVIETSIGLDRMFLLTMIGAFEEQDLSEGEKTDSRIVLHLHPCLAPIKAAILPLTKKDGLPEKAKTIMDNLKLDYNVVYEEKDSIGKRYRRQDAIGTPFCITIDHQTLEDDTVTIRHRDSMEQQRIDIKDLEELIANKVSWKNLLRQS; this is encoded by the coding sequence ATGGCCAAAACGAATAACGACGAACAATTTAAAAATGTGATCTCCCACGCCAAGGAATATGGTTTCGTATTTCAAAGCAGCGAAATTTATGATGGCTTAAGTGCCGTTTATGATTATGGTCAGTTAGGGGCTGAACTAAAAAACAATATCAAAACATACTGGTGGAAATCCATGGTTCAGATGCATGAAAACATTGTAGGTATTGATTCTGCAATTTTTATGCACCCTAAAGTATGGAAAGCAAGTGGTCACGTAGATGGATTCAGTGATCCAATGATCGACAACAAAGATTCGAATAAACGTTACCGTGCAGACCAGTTATTAGAAGATAAAATTACCCGTTATGAAAAAGACGGTAAAACAGATAAAGCAGCAAAATTACAAGCTGATATGGACGAAGCCCTTAAAGCTGAAAACCTCCCGCAGCTTAAAGTACTGATTGAAGAACATGAAATTGCCTGCCCTGTAAGCGGTACAAAAAACTGGACTGATGTACGTCAGTTTAATTTAATGTTCAGCACACAGTTTGGTGCAATGGCCGAAGGTGCTGAAGAAGTTTATTTACGTCCTGAAACTGCACAGGGTATTTTTGTAAACTTCCTGAATGTTCAAAAATCAGGAAGAATGAAAATCCCTTTTGGTATTGCTCAAATCGGTAAAGCCTTCAGAAATGAGGTCATCGCACGTCAGTTTATCATGCGTATGCGTGAATTTGAACAAATGGAAATGCAATTCTTTGTGCGTCCGGGCGAAGAAATGAAGTGGTTTGAATACTGGAAAGAAGCACGTCTGAAATGGCATACCGCTTTAGGTACAGATCCTGCGAAATATAAATACCATGACCACGCTAAACTTGCACACTATGCAAATGCAGCTACTGATATTGAATTTGAATTCCCATTCGGATTTAAAGAAGTTGAAGGTATTCACAGCCGTACAGATTTCGATTTAACGCAGCATCAGGAATTTTCTGGTAAGAAAATGCAATATTTCGACAATGATCTGAATGAAGATGGTAAGCCATATGGTAATTATATCCCATACGTAATTGAAACTTCAATCGGTTTAGACCGCATGTTTTTATTAACTATGATTGGTGCTTTTGAAGAGCAGGATCTGAGCGAAGGTGAAAAAACTGATAGCCGCATCGTGCTTCATTTACATCCTTGCCTGGCGCCAATTAAAGCAGCTATCCTGCCATTAACTAAAAAAGATGGTTTACCAGAAAAAGCAAAAACGATCATGGATAATCTGAAACTGGATTATAATGTAGTTTACGAAGAGAAAGATTCAATTGGAAAACGTTACCGCAGACAGGATGCAATCGGAACACCTTTCTGTATCACTATTGACCACCAGACACTGGAAGATGATACAGTAACTATTCGTCACCGTGACAGCATGGAGCAGCAAAGAATTGACATCAAAGATCTTGAAGAATTAATTGCAAATAAAGTAAGCTGGAAAAATCTGTTAAGACAATCTTAA
- a CDS encoding CAP domain-containing protein, with translation MKFIPIAFLLFFFSTYAIKAQSSAKNWTPEELENANTAKNTSYLNDEEKKIIFYMNLARTDGQKFFNTYFQDFVAAYNVDMQQYRNYDELKVNRKDKYYRGLEKDLKTIKGLTLFSPDETLTWISQQHAKDMKKHNLAGHNSSDGRSVSDRIWKYYPGRAVSENLAFGFSKGLANVCMLLLDKNVPDLGHRKTILGTSYNLNLVGVNISTHPGYKYCAVIDFISEPVNR, from the coding sequence ATGAAATTCATCCCTATAGCATTCCTTCTATTTTTTTTCAGCACCTATGCTATAAAAGCACAGTCCTCTGCTAAAAACTGGACACCCGAAGAACTCGAAAATGCGAATACTGCCAAAAACACGAGTTATCTCAATGACGAAGAGAAAAAAATCATTTTTTATATGAACCTGGCACGTACCGATGGACAGAAGTTTTTCAATACTTATTTCCAGGATTTTGTAGCAGCTTATAACGTAGATATGCAGCAATACCGGAACTATGATGAACTGAAAGTCAATCGTAAAGATAAATATTACCGTGGTCTGGAAAAGGATCTGAAAACGATAAAAGGCTTAACCTTATTCAGCCCGGATGAAACTTTGACCTGGATTTCACAACAACATGCCAAAGACATGAAAAAACATAATCTTGCCGGACATAATTCCAGTGACGGAAGATCTGTATCGGACCGGATCTGGAAATATTATCCAGGACGGGCAGTTTCAGAAAACCTTGCCTTTGGCTTCTCTAAAGGCCTGGCCAATGTCTGTATGTTATTACTCGATAAAAATGTTCCGGATCTTGGACACAGGAAAACAATTTTAGGGACAAGTTATAACTTAAACCTTGTTGGCGTCAATATCAGCACACACCCAGGCTATAAATATTGTGCTGTAATTGACTTTATTTCCGAACCTGTCAACCGTTAA
- a CDS encoding GtrA family protein, giving the protein MRKAVLRFIDFFYPPFSRWVSPHTFRYIISGGTTAATGIIVYYIVYNFILHQQHVDLPFPPGMITAPVAALIIESVITFIIGFSLNKYLVFTQSQLKGRVQLFRYGTVVATNILLNFAMLKLLVETFHLYPTVAKIICTVILAVFSYFSQKHFSFKVKK; this is encoded by the coding sequence ATGCGTAAAGCCGTACTCAGATTTATAGACTTTTTTTATCCTCCTTTTTCACGTTGGGTATCTCCTCACACCTTCAGATACATTATTTCTGGTGGGACAACTGCCGCAACAGGGATTATCGTTTATTATATAGTCTATAACTTCATCCTTCATCAGCAACACGTAGATCTGCCATTTCCTCCGGGAATGATTACAGCTCCTGTTGCTGCATTGATTATTGAGTCTGTTATTACTTTCATCATCGGATTTTCCCTGAATAAGTACCTGGTATTCACACAGTCACAGTTAAAAGGAAGAGTTCAGCTATTCCGATACGGTACTGTCGTAGCTACGAATATCCTGCTCAATTTTGCGATGCTGAAATTACTGGTAGAAACTTTTCACCTTTATCCAACCGTCGCCAAAATTATCTGTACAGTGATTCTTGCTGTATTCAGCTATTTCAGCCAAAAGCACTTTTCTTTCAAGGTAAAAAAATAA
- a CDS encoding aromatic amino acid hydroxylase: MSDFNDFNNPRVAQLPKHLRQFIVDQNYAKYTPVDQAVWRYVMRQNYSYLKDVAYYPYIKGLQRAGLSIEYIPDLQTMNDNLGKLGWGAVTVDGFIPPAAFMEYQAYHVLVIAADIRQINHIEYTPAPDIIHESAGHAPIIADADYNSYLSYIGSIGAKAMFSAKDFELYEAIRALSILKEAVDVPEFEITKAEAQLQEISANMGEPSEMALLSRLHWWTVEYGLIGSLTDPKIYGAGLLSSIGESSSCMTENVKKLPYTIDTLNYSYDITKTQPQLFVTETFQNLIDVLEQFANTMAFRKGGAESIRKAMDSKNPATAVYSSGLQVTGVFSDMRLNDSGEPVFIKTTGPSALSVDNIQLNGHSKFYHKDGFSSPVGKLKDTGLPLENFGSDELFAFGIIEGNTTELFFESGIQVNGVVKAVYKHENQVILIAFEDCTVKEQNGNILFQPEWGTYDMAVGNSIISVFNGAADKDAYEEITYISGKQTEKVVYDEVTNQLHHIYKAVRQIREEGTGEERLPALFENLKAAYPQDWLCALEILEIAHYNQTDHNLEQEIRIYLETKASAEPQHQKLIQDGLHVIENPVTQLITEED, from the coding sequence ATGAGCGATTTTAATGACTTTAACAACCCCCGGGTAGCACAGCTTCCTAAACATCTTAGGCAATTTATCGTAGATCAGAACTATGCTAAATATACGCCTGTCGATCAGGCGGTTTGGCGTTATGTAATGCGTCAGAATTATAGTTATTTAAAAGATGTTGCTTATTATCCATATATCAAAGGTTTACAACGTGCGGGATTAAGTATTGAATATATCCCGGATTTACAAACAATGAATGATAACCTTGGTAAATTAGGCTGGGGTGCAGTTACTGTGGATGGATTTATTCCACCGGCGGCATTCATGGAATATCAGGCTTACCATGTACTGGTTATTGCGGCAGATATCCGTCAGATTAACCATATTGAATATACGCCAGCTCCGGATATCATCCATGAGTCGGCCGGGCATGCACCTATTATTGCAGATGCTGATTACAATAGTTACCTGAGTTATATCGGTTCTATTGGTGCTAAAGCCATGTTTTCGGCAAAAGATTTCGAATTATACGAAGCTATCCGTGCTTTATCAATTTTGAAAGAAGCAGTAGATGTACCCGAATTTGAGATTACCAAAGCTGAAGCACAGTTACAGGAGATCTCAGCGAATATGGGTGAACCTTCGGAAATGGCTTTATTGAGCAGATTGCACTGGTGGACTGTAGAATATGGTTTGATAGGCAGTCTGACTGATCCTAAAATATACGGTGCAGGTCTGCTTTCTTCGATTGGGGAAAGTTCCAGCTGTATGACAGAAAACGTTAAAAAACTGCCTTATACTATAGATACGCTAAATTATTCGTACGATATTACTAAAACGCAACCACAGCTTTTCGTCACAGAGACCTTTCAGAACCTGATTGATGTCTTAGAACAATTTGCCAATACAATGGCCTTTAGAAAAGGTGGTGCTGAAAGTATACGCAAAGCGATGGACTCTAAAAATCCGGCGACTGCAGTTTACAGCTCAGGCTTGCAGGTAACTGGCGTATTCAGTGATATGAGATTAAATGATTCAGGAGAACCTGTTTTTATTAAAACTACCGGGCCTTCTGCACTTTCTGTAGACAACATCCAACTAAATGGGCATAGCAAATTTTACCATAAGGACGGTTTTTCATCGCCGGTTGGCAAATTGAAAGACACCGGCTTACCGCTGGAAAACTTTGGCAGCGACGAGCTTTTTGCTTTTGGAATTATCGAAGGAAATACTACGGAACTGTTTTTTGAAAGCGGTATCCAGGTAAATGGAGTTGTTAAAGCAGTTTACAAACATGAAAATCAGGTAATTCTGATTGCGTTTGAAGATTGTACAGTTAAAGAACAAAACGGAAATATCCTTTTCCAACCAGAATGGGGTACTTATGATATGGCTGTCGGAAACTCTATTATTTCTGTTTTTAATGGTGCGGCCGATAAAGATGCTTACGAAGAAATCACCTATATCAGCGGTAAACAAACCGAAAAAGTTGTTTACGATGAGGTTACGAACCAATTGCACCATATTTACAAAGCAGTAAGACAGATCAGGGAAGAAGGTACTGGCGAAGAACGCTTGCCTGCTTTATTTGAAAATTTAAAAGCCGCTTATCCTCAGGACTGGCTTTGCGCTTTAGAGATTCTTGAGATAGCACATTATAACCAGACAGATCACAACCTGGAGCAGGAAATCAGGATCTACCTGGAAACCAAAGCTTCCGCTGAACCGCAACATCAAAAACTGATTCAGGATGGTTTACATGTCATAGAAAACCCTGTTACACAATTAATTACAGAAGAAGACTAA
- a CDS encoding SDR family oxidoreductase, translating to MNIVLTGASSGIGFEAALEFTLQTQNKVVCIARSADKLRKLLEIAKGINPDCTLLPVEFDIVNDDYAALVPFLKERLGTVDILINNAGALINKPFLALSAEDLNEMFHSNVTGHFNMIQNLLPLMHNGSHIVNIGSMGGFQGSVKFPGLAAYSSSKGALHTLTECLAFELADTGIKVNCLALGSAQTEMLEQAFPGYQSPVMAFEMGKYVADFAKTGHKFFNGKIIPVAVTTP from the coding sequence ATGAATATTGTATTAACAGGAGCAAGCAGCGGAATAGGTTTTGAAGCTGCCTTGGAATTTACATTACAAACTCAAAATAAGGTAGTCTGCATTGCCAGATCTGCTGATAAATTGAGAAAATTATTAGAAATCGCAAAAGGTATCAATCCGGATTGCACATTATTGCCGGTTGAATTTGATATTGTCAATGATGATTATGCAGCCTTAGTCCCATTTTTAAAAGAACGACTGGGTACAGTAGATATTCTGATCAACAATGCGGGTGCATTGATTAACAAACCATTCTTGGCACTTTCGGCAGAAGATTTAAATGAGATGTTTCACAGCAATGTGACGGGTCATTTTAATATGATTCAGAATCTGCTGCCATTGATGCATAATGGAAGTCATATTGTAAATATAGGAAGTATGGGCGGTTTTCAGGGGAGTGTTAAATTTCCGGGACTTGCAGCCTATTCATCAAGTAAAGGTGCATTACATACCTTAACAGAGTGTTTGGCTTTTGAATTGGCTGATACAGGTATTAAGGTGAATTGCCTGGCGCTGGGATCGGCACAAACGGAAATGCTGGAACAGGCTTTTCCGGGTTATCAGTCTCCTGTAATGGCTTTTGAAATGGGTAAATATGTAGCTGACTTTGCAAAAACCGGTCATAAGTTTTTTAACGGGAAGATCATTCCTGTTGCCGTTACTACTCCTTAA
- a CDS encoding C40 family peptidase: MKKSLLLFCFVVLFAASGKSQTVPVKYQELLKKMVANKTSDQLIGFAKTLIGIPYRYASSNPAIGFDCSGFVSYVFHNFGVNVPRSSTEFNQAGTPVKLENAKVGDVLIFTGTNPRKRVVGHVGIIADIEGDTIKFIHSTSGKAHGVTVTTLNPYYKSRLMKAVSIL, from the coding sequence ATGAAGAAAAGCCTGTTATTATTCTGCTTCGTAGTTCTTTTTGCCGCTTCCGGCAAGTCGCAGACTGTTCCTGTTAAGTATCAGGAATTACTCAAAAAAATGGTTGCTAATAAAACCTCTGATCAATTGATAGGTTTTGCAAAAACACTCATCGGAATACCTTACAGATATGCATCGAGTAATCCGGCTATCGGATTTGACTGCTCAGGTTTTGTCAGTTATGTATTTCATAATTTCGGTGTCAATGTTCCGCGTTCATCTACAGAATTCAACCAGGCAGGAACTCCTGTTAAGCTGGAAAACGCAAAGGTTGGTGATGTCCTTATTTTCACCGGAACCAATCCAAGAAAACGTGTGGTAGGCCACGTTGGCATTATCGCAGATATTGAAGGAGATACGATTAAGTTTATCCACTCTACTTCTGGTAAAGCACACGGTGTAACCGTTACCACACTTAATCCTTATTACAAAAGCCGTCTGATGAAAGCAGTTAGTATTCTTTAA
- a CDS encoding flavin reductase family protein, with amino-acid sequence MLTVKTSDLSPAQLQNYLQYAVAPRPICFATTIDKEGNINLSPFSFFNMFSTNPPLCIFSPARRVRDNTTKHTLENILEVKECVINIVNYPMVQQTSLASTEYAKGINEFEKAGFTMLPSQLVKPPRVAEAPVQMECIVTEVIHLGDNPGAGNLILAEIKLIHIKEEILDEEGKIDQAKIDLVARLGGDWYCRVTADNLFKVAKPLTTLGIGIDALPQGVRNSYVLSGNDLGMLGNIEQVPSAEEIDLIRNHPAVKEVLDATIGDAVNRQRELHELAKEMLSRGEVPDALKVVLLES; translated from the coding sequence ATGCTGACAGTTAAAACTTCAGATTTGAGTCCGGCGCAACTGCAAAACTATTTGCAATATGCAGTTGCGCCAAGGCCAATATGCTTCGCTACCACCATTGATAAGGAGGGAAATATTAATTTAAGCCCTTTCAGTTTCTTCAATATGTTCAGTACTAATCCGCCGCTTTGCATTTTTTCACCAGCGAGAAGGGTACGTGACAATACCACAAAACATACGCTTGAAAATATCCTGGAAGTTAAAGAGTGTGTAATTAATATCGTGAATTACCCGATGGTTCAGCAAACTAGTTTGGCGAGTACTGAATATGCAAAAGGTATTAATGAATTTGAAAAGGCTGGTTTTACTATGCTTCCTTCACAACTGGTTAAGCCACCACGTGTTGCTGAAGCCCCTGTTCAAATGGAATGTATCGTAACCGAGGTGATTCATCTTGGGGATAACCCTGGCGCTGGAAACCTGATCCTCGCTGAAATAAAGCTGATTCACATCAAAGAAGAAATTTTAGATGAGGAAGGTAAAATTGACCAGGCCAAGATAGATTTAGTAGCGCGTTTGGGTGGTGACTGGTATTGCCGGGTAACGGCAGACAACTTGTTTAAAGTTGCAAAACCACTAACTACACTGGGTATTGGTATTGATGCTTTGCCTCAGGGTGTGAGAAATTCTTATGTATTGAGTGGTAATGATCTTGGAATGCTTGGTAATATAGAGCAGGTTCCTTCAGCAGAAGAAATCGATCTGATTAGAAATCATCCTGCTGTAAAAGAAGTATTGGATGCAACAATAGGCGATGCTGTAAACCGTCAGCGTGAATTGCATGAGCTGGCTAAAGAAATGTTAAGCAGGGGCGAAGTGCCTGACGCTTTGAAAGTAGTTTTGCTGGAAAGCTAA